A portion of the Thermodesulfobacteriota bacterium genome contains these proteins:
- a CDS encoding FAD-binding domain-containing protein yields GAYVRAWIPELAALPDRWIHRPWDAPPSVLSRAGVAPGKSYPLPNVDHAAARIRALAARPRKER; encoded by the coding sequence GGCGCATACGTCCGCGCATGGATCCCCGAGCTCGCCGCCCTTCCGGACCGGTGGATCCACCGGCCGTGGGATGCGCCGCCTTCCGTGTTGTCCCGGGCGGGAGTGGCGCCCGGAAAAAGCTACCCCCTTCCCAACGTCGACCACGCAGCCGCCCGCATCCGGGCCCTGGCCGCGCGCCCCCGGAAGGAACGGTGA